The Terriglobia bacterium DNA window TAGGCGGGCTTGAGCTTGCGCTGCTTAACCTCGGCGACAAATTTTTCCGCAGCGGCGAAGGCGCGCATCAGTAGGCCTCCAAGATGTTGGAGACCAAGGTGCGGGAGAAGTCGCGCGCGAGGCGGTCCACGGCGGGCGAGTCTTCCTCGAAAAAGCTGGTGAGCTCGCGCGAGACCTGGTATTGCTCGCGGAAAGTGTAGTTGGGGCTGTCGAAAAGCGCGGTGCCATTGCGGTCCACCAGCGAGACGCGCATGGTGACGGTGACCAGGGCGGTGGAGGCGCGGCCGGACTGCGAATCGTAGGTCAGGGGCGCGAGCTGGGCGGAAACGACGGTGCCGCGCAGGGTGGCGTCGGCGTCGTCATTGGCTTCGCTGAGAATGCGGAATTTTGTGCGGGTGACGAACTCGCGGACGACGGCGGCGGTCAGCACCTGCTCCAGGCGGTAATTCTGCGTCTGATTGGTAAAGGCTGGGACGGCGATGGTATGGACGGAGTCGGGCAGGCGGACGGAGTGAGTGGTGGTGCGATAGCCACAGGCGGAGAGCGCGAGCGCGGCGACCAGCATAGCGGCAATGGTGAGTTTCTGTCGCAAGTTAATGTCGTTGGTCGTCAGTCGTTAGTCGTTAGCCAGCGTGGTCCGCGTGTTGGCGACGACCAACGACTGACAGGTAACGGCGGTTTCACTGCAACTTCCCTTTTGGCATAGCGGCCGCCATTTGCTGCGCGACATCGATGGCGTTGAGCGCGAGCACGCGCAGATTGTCGGCGGCGGCCCAGATCCAGAAGCCGGTCTCGCGCTGGGCGTCGGCGCGCACCCACACCAGCACTTCCTCCTGGCCGGCGGCGGCGACGTTGCTGGGCGACTCCTCGGAGACGCGGGTGAGTTCGACGTGCTCGCCGGCAATCGCCTGCGACAGATCACCGATGGAGTGTGCCTGTTCCAGCTCAATGTAAAGCGAAAAGACATGTCCATGGAAGATAGGGGCCTGTACCAGCATCACCGAAGGCACGGGCAGGACATTGGCGGTGATGGCGCGGTAGTGACTCAGGATGCGGCGTTCGGCGCTGTCGAGCGTGGGCGAGGAGTGCTCGCCGTAGCGCGGCAGTAGGTTGAAAGCGACCTGCGCGTCGAAAACCTGCTTCGGCAGTTCCTGGAAGGAGAGCAGGTTTACGGTCTGCTCGTGGAGTTCGTCCATGCCGGCGCGGCCGTGCTCGGAGGCGGGCTCAAAGATGGTGGCGACGGCGGAGCGCAGGCTCGCGACTTTCTGCGCGCGCGCAATCAGCAGCGTCAAAGCGACAGCGGCGGGATGCGCGGCGACCACGGGCGCGGGCTCGAGTTCAGGAATCTGCGCTTGGCGGAGTTCCCGCTCGACCCACGGCGAGCGGATGCGCGCGCCGGGCACGTCCTCGAGGCCGTAGGAGAGGTCGACGATCATGCTGCCGGCCTGCTGCGCGATGCGCCAGTGCTTGCGGGTGAATTCCGGCTGCGAGGTGAAGAAGGTGAAATCCACATTCGCGAAATTTTCCGGGCGCACGCTCTGCACGAACGTAACTTCCTCGCCGACAGCTTCAAGCTGGCCGAGAGATTCGTCATCATCGAGCAGTTTGATATCCACGGCCGGGAAGCTGGTTTCGGGCAACACCTCGGCGAGTTCCTTGCCCTTGAGTGTACCCGCGCCAACAATGGCAACGCGGTAGATGCCGTTTTCGGATCTTCCGGTTTGGTGCGCGCGGTTCATCGTACGGGCGTAGCCTCCAGCGGCGGAGGCGGCGGGCTGCCGCGTCGGCGGAGAATGTACATCAGGCGCGCGAGCACACCCGACAGCATATAGAACAGCGCCAGCAAAAACAGGAAGTACTCGGAAAAATAGCGAATGCAGGCAATGACGCCGGCGACGATTACCACCACCCAGAAGGGACGGCGGCTGCGGAAGTCAATGTCCTTAAAGCTGTAGAAGCGCCAGGTGCTGATCATCAGGTAGCCGGTGACGAAGACCAGTGCGGCCCAGATCAG harbors:
- a CDS encoding segregation protein B; amino-acid sequence: MNRAHQTGRSENGIYRVAIVGAGTLKGKELAEVLPETSFPAVDIKLLDDDESLGQLEAVGEEVTFVQSVRPENFANVDFTFFTSQPEFTRKHWRIAQQAGSMIVDLSYGLEDVPGARIRSPWVERELRQAQIPELEPAPVVAAHPAAVALTLLIARAQKVASLRSAVATIFEPASEHGRAGMDELHEQTVNLLSFQELPKQVFDAQVAFNLLPRYGEHSSPTLDSAERRILSHYRAITANVLPVPSVMLVQAPIFHGHVFSLYIELEQAHSIGDLSQAIAGEHVELTRVSEESPSNVAAAGQEEVLVWVRADAQRETGFWIWAAADNLRVLALNAIDVAQQMAAAMPKGKLQ